In Mus caroli chromosome 9, CAROLI_EIJ_v1.1, whole genome shotgun sequence, a single window of DNA contains:
- the LOC110302545 gene encoding death domain-containing membrane protein NRADD isoform X1 → MVYEFAEPIKVSVHLVPAQERAGHWPWRVPSETQEEPAPGSISSVLCTAPLHQETAQQAAPGSTMLYNVSKGVVYSDIALQGQDGDREGMWVGAGGALAPNTSSLFPPEPPGASSNIIPVYCALLATVILGLLAYVAFKCWRSHKQRQQLAKARTVELGDPDRDQRRGDSNVFVDSPPGLEPCIPSQGPHPDLGCQLYLHIPQQQQEEVQRLLMMGEPAKGWQGLAGHLGYQAEAVETMACDQMPAYTLLRNWAAQEGSRATLRVLEDALAAIGREDVVQVLSSTAEGSSVV, encoded by the exons ATGGTCTATGAGTTTGCTGAACCCATTAAGGTATCAGTTCACTTAGTCCCTGCCCAGGAAAGGGCTGGCCACTGGCCCTGGAG AGTTCCTTCTGAGACTCAAGAGGAGCCGGCTCCAGGCTCCATCAGCTCAGTTCTCTGCACAGCTCCCCTTCACCAAGAAACAGCCCAGCAGGCAGCGCCTGGCAGCACCATGCTTTATAACGTCAGCAAAGGTGTGGTCTATTCAG ATATAGCCCTGCAGGGGCAGGACGGGGACAGGGAAGGAATGTGGGTAGGAGCTGGGGGAGCCCTAGCCCCCAATACCTCCTCCCTATTTCCCCCTGAGCCTCCAGGGGCCTCGAGCAACATCATTCCTGTCTACTGTGCTCTCCTAGCTACAGTGATCCTTGGTCTGCTTGCCTATGTGGCCTTCAAATG CTGGCGCTCACATAAGCAAAGGCAACAGTTGGCTAAAGCTCGGACTGTAGAGCTAGGGGACCCTGACAGGGACCAGCGGCGTGGTGACAGCAACGTCTTCGTGGACTCTCCTCCTGGTCTGGAGCCCTGTATTCCCAGCCAGG GACCACACCCGGACCTTGGCTGCCAGCTTTACCTGCATAttccacagcagcagcaggaggaagtcCAGCGGCTCCTGATGATGGGTGAGCCAGCCAAGGGCTGGCAGGGGCTGGCAGGCCACCTTGGCTACCAAGCTGAGGCTGTGGAAACCATGGCCTGTGACCAAATGCCAGCCTATACCCTGCTAAGGAACTGGGCTGCCCAAGAAGGCAGTAGAGCTACCCTCAGAGTGCTGGAGGATGCTCTGGCTGCCATAGGCCGAGAAGATGTGGTTCAGGTTTTGAGCTCGACAGCTGAGGGCTCCTCGGTGGTGTGA
- the LOC110302545 gene encoding death domain-containing membrane protein NRADD isoform X2, which yields MLYNVSKGVVYSDIALQGQDGDREGMWVGAGGALAPNTSSLFPPEPPGASSNIIPVYCALLATVILGLLAYVAFKCWRSHKQRQQLAKARTVELGDPDRDQRRGDSNVFVDSPPGLEPCIPSQGPHPDLGCQLYLHIPQQQQEEVQRLLMMGEPAKGWQGLAGHLGYQAEAVETMACDQMPAYTLLRNWAAQEGSRATLRVLEDALAAIGREDVVQVLSSTAEGSSVV from the exons ATGCTTTATAACGTCAGCAAAGGTGTGGTCTATTCAG ATATAGCCCTGCAGGGGCAGGACGGGGACAGGGAAGGAATGTGGGTAGGAGCTGGGGGAGCCCTAGCCCCCAATACCTCCTCCCTATTTCCCCCTGAGCCTCCAGGGGCCTCGAGCAACATCATTCCTGTCTACTGTGCTCTCCTAGCTACAGTGATCCTTGGTCTGCTTGCCTATGTGGCCTTCAAATG CTGGCGCTCACATAAGCAAAGGCAACAGTTGGCTAAAGCTCGGACTGTAGAGCTAGGGGACCCTGACAGGGACCAGCGGCGTGGTGACAGCAACGTCTTCGTGGACTCTCCTCCTGGTCTGGAGCCCTGTATTCCCAGCCAGG GACCACACCCGGACCTTGGCTGCCAGCTTTACCTGCATAttccacagcagcagcaggaggaagtcCAGCGGCTCCTGATGATGGGTGAGCCAGCCAAGGGCTGGCAGGGGCTGGCAGGCCACCTTGGCTACCAAGCTGAGGCTGTGGAAACCATGGCCTGTGACCAAATGCCAGCCTATACCCTGCTAAGGAACTGGGCTGCCCAAGAAGGCAGTAGAGCTACCCTCAGAGTGCTGGAGGATGCTCTGGCTGCCATAGGCCGAGAAGATGTGGTTCAGGTTTTGAGCTCGACAGCTGAGGGCTCCTCGGTGGTGTGA